A genomic window from Bdellovibrio sp. SKB1291214 includes:
- the kdpA gene encoding potassium-transporting ATPase subunit KdpA, giving the protein MAFTGVDFVQVSAALVVVTFVTPLLGAYMFKIFSGHRNILISALRPLEVAVYKVSGVRETDEMNWREYAKTLLIFNIIGLVFLMLLQMLQGHLPLNPEKLPGLSWHLAFNTAVSFVTNTNWQAYSGENTLSYLTQMLGLGVQNFVSAATGLGVLLAIARGIANRQNSNLGNFWVDLTRGTVHLLLPLSVIFTVVLMGQGVVQNFLPYDHVKTVEGLEQIIPQGPAASQIAIKQLGSNGGGFFGVNSAHPFENPTPLTNFLELVAILAIASGGTYLFGLMVGSRRQGWVLFGVMMALMVTVLAISLWSEFNFGSMEGKETRFGMTNTVLWSVFTTVASNGSVNGMLSSMSPLSGGIAMLNMMLGEVVFGGVGAGMYGILLYVILTVFLAGLMVGRTPEYFGKKIEAREITWVVIGVLAPCATILLGSAISVVAPAGLAGLGHQGPHGLSEILYAYSSAAGNNGSAFGSLAVNTSFYNVMLGVAMLIGRFAIIIPVLVVAGSLSAKKISPPSSGTFKTDSLLFGGLLAGVILIVGALTFFPALSLGPVLEHLLMVTKA; this is encoded by the coding sequence ATGGCATTTACTGGTGTGGATTTCGTTCAAGTTTCTGCGGCCCTAGTGGTGGTCACTTTTGTGACTCCGCTCTTAGGGGCGTATATGTTTAAGATTTTTAGTGGGCATCGGAATATTTTGATTTCGGCTTTAAGGCCACTGGAAGTTGCTGTTTATAAAGTTTCCGGCGTTCGAGAAACAGATGAAATGAATTGGAGAGAATACGCGAAAACTCTACTTATTTTTAATATTATAGGTCTCGTATTTTTAATGCTTTTGCAGATGTTGCAGGGGCATCTTCCTTTAAATCCTGAAAAGCTTCCGGGATTGTCCTGGCATCTTGCCTTTAATACGGCTGTGAGTTTTGTGACGAATACAAACTGGCAGGCTTACTCTGGAGAAAATACTTTAAGTTATCTGACGCAAATGTTGGGACTAGGAGTGCAAAATTTTGTAAGTGCTGCGACGGGCTTGGGAGTACTTTTAGCAATCGCTCGGGGTATCGCCAATAGGCAGAATTCAAACCTCGGAAATTTCTGGGTGGATTTGACTCGAGGAACTGTTCATTTGCTATTGCCCTTATCGGTGATTTTTACTGTGGTATTGATGGGCCAAGGAGTTGTTCAAAACTTTCTTCCTTATGATCACGTGAAAACAGTTGAGGGTCTGGAGCAAATTATTCCTCAGGGGCCGGCAGCTTCGCAAATTGCGATTAAGCAGCTGGGGTCTAACGGTGGGGGATTCTTTGGGGTTAACAGTGCGCACCCGTTTGAAAATCCAACGCCATTAACAAACTTTCTGGAGTTAGTTGCCATCCTTGCGATCGCATCGGGCGGTACGTATTTGTTTGGTTTGATGGTGGGATCTCGTCGACAAGGCTGGGTTTTGTTTGGCGTGATGATGGCTTTAATGGTTACGGTGTTGGCGATTTCGCTTTGGTCAGAATTTAATTTTGGCTCTATGGAAGGTAAGGAAACTCGTTTCGGTATGACCAATACTGTTTTGTGGTCAGTCTTTACCACAGTTGCATCGAACGGTTCAGTGAACGGGATGTTGTCCAGTATGTCACCTTTATCGGGTGGCATTGCGATGCTGAATATGATGTTAGGGGAAGTTGTCTTCGGTGGTGTTGGCGCGGGCATGTACGGCATCCTTTTGTATGTGATTCTGACAGTGTTTTTAGCCGGCCTTATGGTGGGAAGAACTCCAGAGTATTTCGGAAAGAAAATTGAGGCGCGAGAAATCACGTGGGTGGTCATCGGAGTTCTTGCTCCGTGTGCGACGATTCTTTTGGGATCTGCGATATCAGTGGTGGCTCCTGCGGGCCTTGCAGGCTTGGGGCATCAGGGGCCTCATGGATTGAGTGAAATTTTGTATGCGTATTCTTCGGCGGCAGGAAACAATGGCTCGGCTTTTGGCAGCCTAGCAGTAAACACATCATTCTATAACGTGATGTTGGGTGTCGCTATGTTGATCGGTCGCTTTGCGATCATCATTCCGGTTTTGGTTGTTGCCGGAAGTTTGAGTGCTAAGAAAATCTCTCCACCCTCATCCGGTACATTCAAAACTGATTCCTTATTATTTGGTGGGTTGCTTGCGGGCGTGATCCTGATTGTGGGAGCGTTGACGTTTTTTCCTGCGTTGTCGTTGGGACCGGTTTTGGAACATCTTTTGATGGTCACTAAGGCCTAG
- the kdpB gene encoding potassium-transporting ATPase subunit KdpB, giving the protein MKSSFLNKQLMLEAIKSSFVKLDPRVQWGNPVMFVTWVGALIVTFITTSLIIRGQSYSFELQIAVWLWFTVLFANFSEAVAEGRGKAQAESLKKSRTHSVARKILNGQEQTIPATSLRSGDVVVCESGDIIPGDGEVVEGIATVDESAITGESAPVIRESGGDRSAVTGGTRVISDRILVKITADPGQSFLDRMISLVEGASRQKTPNEIALSILLIALTVVFVLAVSTLKFFAEFSAAASHQDLSHIVTVTVLIALLVCLIPTTIGGLLSAIGISGMDRMIRKNVIAKSGRAVEAAGDIDVLMLDKTGTITLGNRMASEFIPVPGVKDEALAEAAQLASLSDETPEGRSIVVLAKHKFSLRAKTLEPHMAEFVPFTAQTRMSGVDLKNPKGPVMLRKGAGDAIQKHVEALGGQYPMAAKEIVERVARQGGTPLVVAEGNRVLGVVYLKDIVKGGIKERFAELRKMGIRTVMVTGDNPLTAAAIAAEAGVDDYIAQATPEMKLARIREEQARGHLVAMTGDGTNDAPALAQADVGVAMNTGTQAAREAGNMVDLDSNPTKLIEIVETGKQLLMTRGALTTFSVANDVAKYFAIIPAMFATLYATQTGAGPLAKLNVMGLHSPQSAVLSAVIFNALIIILLIPLALKGVEYRALGANVILRRNIINYGLGGLIIPFIGIKVIDLVIVALGVVS; this is encoded by the coding sequence ATGAAAAGTTCTTTTTTAAATAAGCAATTGATGTTGGAAGCGATCAAATCAAGTTTCGTGAAATTAGATCCCCGAGTTCAATGGGGTAATCCGGTGATGTTTGTCACTTGGGTCGGAGCCCTCATAGTCACATTTATAACGACGTCGTTGATCATAAGGGGGCAGTCTTACTCTTTTGAATTGCAAATTGCCGTTTGGTTATGGTTCACGGTGTTGTTTGCAAATTTCTCTGAAGCTGTGGCAGAGGGGCGCGGTAAAGCTCAGGCCGAGAGCCTTAAAAAAAGCCGTACGCACAGCGTGGCTCGTAAAATTTTAAACGGCCAGGAACAAACAATTCCTGCCACGAGTCTGCGCTCGGGGGATGTCGTCGTTTGTGAGTCGGGTGATATTATTCCCGGGGACGGTGAAGTTGTCGAAGGTATTGCTACTGTCGACGAATCGGCGATCACCGGTGAATCGGCTCCGGTCATTCGCGAAAGTGGTGGGGATCGAAGTGCTGTTACGGGCGGCACGCGAGTAATCAGTGATCGCATTTTGGTAAAGATCACGGCCGATCCTGGGCAAAGTTTCTTAGATCGCATGATTTCGTTGGTCGAGGGAGCCAGTCGTCAGAAAACTCCAAACGAAATCGCTTTGAGTATATTATTGATTGCTTTGACTGTCGTGTTTGTCCTGGCTGTATCAACATTGAAATTCTTTGCAGAATTTTCTGCAGCAGCGTCTCATCAAGATCTTTCTCATATTGTGACAGTCACGGTACTAATCGCTTTATTGGTGTGTTTGATCCCGACCACCATCGGGGGGCTGTTAAGCGCCATTGGGATCAGCGGTATGGATCGGATGATTCGTAAAAACGTGATTGCTAAGAGTGGTCGCGCAGTCGAAGCGGCCGGAGATATTGATGTGTTGATGCTTGATAAGACAGGAACAATCACCCTGGGTAATCGAATGGCCAGTGAGTTTATTCCGGTACCGGGTGTTAAAGATGAAGCGTTAGCAGAAGCAGCTCAACTGGCTTCATTAAGTGATGAAACACCCGAGGGACGGTCGATTGTTGTTCTTGCGAAACATAAGTTTTCTTTGCGTGCAAAAACTTTGGAGCCCCATATGGCAGAGTTTGTTCCGTTTACGGCGCAAACACGTATGAGTGGCGTTGATCTTAAAAATCCAAAGGGCCCAGTGATGCTACGTAAAGGCGCTGGAGACGCGATCCAAAAACATGTAGAAGCTCTTGGGGGACAGTATCCAATGGCTGCTAAAGAGATTGTGGAGCGGGTGGCACGACAAGGGGGGACTCCATTGGTCGTAGCGGAGGGAAATAGAGTTCTGGGTGTGGTTTATCTTAAAGATATCGTGAAGGGAGGCATTAAAGAGCGATTCGCTGAACTTCGTAAGATGGGAATACGCACTGTGATGGTCACAGGGGATAACCCATTGACGGCGGCTGCTATTGCTGCGGAGGCCGGAGTCGATGATTACATTGCTCAGGCTACGCCAGAAATGAAACTTGCAAGAATTAGGGAAGAGCAAGCTCGCGGTCACCTAGTTGCAATGACAGGAGATGGAACGAACGATGCGCCAGCGTTGGCTCAAGCCGATGTAGGTGTCGCGATGAACACCGGTACTCAAGCGGCGCGAGAGGCAGGTAATATGGTTGACCTGGATTCGAACCCGACAAAGTTGATTGAGATTGTTGAGACAGGGAAACAACTTTTGATGACTCGCGGAGCGCTGACAACGTTCAGTGTTGCGAATGACGTTGCGAAATATTTTGCAATCATTCCAGCGATGTTTGCGACTCTTTACGCGACTCAAACGGGGGCTGGTCCCTTAGCGAAACTGAATGTTATGGGACTTCACTCTCCACAAAGTGCGGTACTGAGTGCAGTTATTTTTAATGCTTTGATCATCATTCTCTTGATCCCATTGGCGTTAAAGGGTGTTGAGTACAGAGCTTTGGGTGCGAATGTGATTCTGCGTAGAAATATTATCAATTATGGTTTGGGTGGTTTGATTATTCCGTTCATTGGAATCAAAGTTATCGATCTGGTGATTGTTGCTTTGGGAGTTGTGTCATGA
- the kdpC gene encoding potassium-transporting ATPase subunit KdpC, translated as MKNWLIGFRLFVALSVLTGIAYPCFMTAVGSATFPEQTRGSLIKKNDAVVGSTLLAQKFTGASYFWPRPSAADYNGASSGASNMSPTNEILKKVVAERQAQGLTRENLYASGSGLDPEISPEAAKDQIERIAKERKLTSKQTALVSELVQEYTEGRQWGFMGEPRVNVLKLNLALDQKL; from the coding sequence ATGAAAAATTGGTTGATTGGTTTCCGCTTGTTTGTGGCATTGTCTGTTTTAACCGGTATTGCATATCCTTGCTTCATGACGGCCGTTGGCTCGGCGACATTTCCCGAGCAAACACGGGGATCTTTAATAAAAAAAAATGATGCTGTTGTTGGGTCCACTTTGCTCGCGCAAAAATTTACGGGTGCAAGCTATTTTTGGCCTCGTCCTTCGGCGGCCGATTATAACGGGGCTTCTTCGGGAGCGAGCAATATGTCTCCCACCAACGAGATATTGAAAAAGGTGGTTGCCGAGCGCCAGGCTCAGGGCTTAACGCGAGAAAACCTCTATGCTTCTGGAAGCGGACTCGATCCTGAAATCAGTCCGGAGGCTGCGAAGGATCAAATTGAGCGTATCGCCAAGGAGCGTAAATTAACGTCTAAACAGACAGCGCTAGTCAGCGAGCTTGTTCAGGAATACACTGAAGGGCGCCAGTGGGGATTCATGGGTGAGCCCCGCGTGAATGTTTTAAAGCTTAATTTAGCTTTGGATCAAAAATTATGA
- a CDS encoding sensor histidine kinase, whose protein sequence is MSDDYRPDPDRILDGIKKAEESTYRGHLRIFFGMCPGVGKTFAMLEAAQEQVRQGLDLVVGVVETHGRKETEALLLGLELIPRKKINYKDSVLDEMDIDAILKRKPEIVLVDELAHSNAPGSRHQKRYQDVLELLDAGIHVYTTVNVQHIESRADLVQQITGVRIFERVPDSVIDQAQQIELVDISAQNLRKRLKEGKVYQGERAAKAGENFFKETHLLALRELALRYTAEKVDQDLQDQMVVQRVNGPWNTQERLLVAVGYSPYSARLIRATRRMAYSLEAPWLALYVDTGEQLASDDQAMLNKNLALARELGAEVVSLRDSNIVEAIHRIANERNVTQIIMGRPVGRWWDFIFRRGSLLDQLVQRASLVDIHIIRQEERKNTKKFRLAPPVLYAPGTSYWNAFWFVGGITFISELLNPYLGYRAVGFIFLLAILLMGFMSTLGPILFAAILSVLVWNFLFIPPLFTFHITAAEDVMMCFAYLFVAMMGGFLTAKIRRRDRDLLQRDQYNRALLELVQDMSTAVTRTEVAFSAEQNLEKILNGKIKILFSDMDGKLERRTYNVTKLDEKDLALALWSFENRKKAGWRTETLTESRCLSLPLKGKNSLEGVMLFYPRVQNPLSLEQDNLIETVALQLGASLERLKLQDTLQNVKLLEASEKLHQALLNSVSHELRTPLTAIIGSASALQDHKLSSEDKVREGLVDSVIESSRRLDQVVENLLDMSRLNSGVLTPKKVWVDLVDFCESLTLKVRPLVAGRTIQFHCAEEICLMQIDEKLMEHVISNLILNAAKYSKPGSGIEVHLSREGRKVQLSVLDEGAGIPTDQLQKIFEAFHRVPGSAASGVGLGLAIVKAFVEAHDGVVYAQNRSDRRGAEFVIELPYEIPPSALTSEDDI, encoded by the coding sequence ATGAGTGATGATTATCGTCCCGATCCCGATCGTATTTTAGACGGTATAAAAAAAGCGGAGGAGTCTACGTATCGTGGGCACCTTCGCATTTTTTTTGGGATGTGTCCCGGTGTTGGTAAAACATTTGCGATGCTAGAAGCGGCACAAGAGCAGGTTCGCCAAGGTTTGGACCTGGTGGTAGGTGTCGTCGAAACTCACGGACGTAAAGAAACCGAAGCATTGTTATTAGGTTTAGAACTTATTCCCCGAAAAAAAATTAATTACAAAGATTCGGTTCTTGATGAGATGGACATTGATGCCATTTTGAAAAGAAAACCTGAGATAGTACTAGTCGATGAATTGGCTCATTCGAACGCGCCGGGTTCTAGACATCAAAAACGTTATCAAGATGTCCTGGAACTATTGGATGCGGGGATTCATGTTTATACAACAGTCAACGTGCAACACATCGAAAGTCGTGCGGACCTTGTACAGCAGATTACAGGCGTAAGGATCTTTGAACGCGTTCCTGATTCTGTGATTGATCAGGCTCAGCAAATTGAGTTGGTAGACATTAGCGCACAGAATCTGCGCAAACGTCTGAAAGAAGGAAAGGTTTATCAAGGCGAGCGAGCGGCGAAGGCCGGAGAAAACTTCTTTAAAGAAACTCACCTGTTGGCTTTGAGAGAACTGGCTTTGAGGTACACCGCTGAAAAAGTCGATCAGGATCTTCAGGATCAAATGGTTGTACAGCGAGTGAATGGCCCATGGAATACGCAAGAGAGACTGCTGGTTGCTGTAGGATACAGTCCCTATTCTGCGAGATTGATTCGTGCCACGCGAAGAATGGCTTATAGCTTGGAAGCACCGTGGTTGGCTTTATACGTCGATACCGGCGAACAACTCGCGTCTGATGATCAAGCCATGCTCAATAAAAATCTTGCGTTGGCTCGCGAGCTGGGGGCCGAAGTTGTATCTCTTCGTGACAGCAATATAGTCGAAGCAATTCATCGCATCGCAAACGAACGCAACGTAACTCAAATAATTATGGGGCGGCCGGTAGGCCGTTGGTGGGATTTTATATTCCGCCGTGGTTCTTTATTGGATCAGCTGGTTCAAAGAGCAAGTCTGGTTGATATTCATATAATTCGACAAGAAGAGCGGAAAAACACCAAGAAGTTCCGCTTAGCTCCCCCGGTTCTATATGCTCCTGGCACTTCCTACTGGAATGCCTTTTGGTTTGTTGGCGGTATAACTTTTATTAGTGAGTTGCTAAATCCATACCTGGGATATCGCGCTGTAGGGTTTATATTTCTTTTAGCTATTTTATTAATGGGTTTCATGAGCACTTTAGGGCCCATTTTATTTGCAGCAATTTTAAGTGTTCTAGTGTGGAATTTTTTATTTATTCCTCCCTTATTTACTTTTCATATCACTGCCGCTGAAGACGTCATGATGTGCTTTGCCTATTTGTTTGTGGCGATGATGGGGGGATTTTTAACTGCCAAGATTCGCCGTCGCGATCGCGACCTTTTGCAAAGAGATCAGTACAACAGAGCTTTGCTTGAACTGGTTCAGGATATGTCAACAGCAGTCACCCGAACGGAAGTTGCTTTTTCCGCAGAACAAAACCTGGAAAAGATTTTGAATGGTAAAATTAAAATACTTTTTTCTGATATGGACGGTAAGTTAGAACGCAGAACATACAACGTGACAAAACTTGATGAAAAAGATTTGGCGCTAGCACTTTGGTCCTTTGAGAATCGCAAGAAGGCGGGCTGGAGGACAGAAACATTAACAGAGTCCCGTTGCTTAAGTTTGCCATTAAAAGGTAAAAACAGCTTGGAAGGCGTGATGCTGTTTTATCCACGGGTTCAGAATCCCCTCTCTCTAGAACAGGACAATTTGATTGAAACCGTGGCGTTGCAATTAGGAGCCTCTCTAGAACGTTTAAAATTGCAGGATACGTTACAGAATGTGAAGTTATTAGAAGCTTCAGAGAAACTGCACCAAGCACTTTTAAATTCAGTTTCGCATGAACTTCGCACACCGCTGACAGCGATTATTGGGTCGGCGTCTGCTCTACAAGACCATAAATTGAGTTCTGAAGACAAAGTAAGGGAGGGCCTGGTCGATTCTGTGATTGAATCATCAAGACGTTTAGATCAGGTTGTCGAAAATCTTTTGGATATGTCACGTTTGAATTCTGGGGTGCTTACACCGAAAAAAGTTTGGGTTGATCTTGTCGACTTCTGTGAATCGTTAACGTTAAAAGTGAGACCTTTGGTTGCGGGGCGTACAATTCAGTTTCATTGTGCTGAAGAAATTTGTTTGATGCAAATAGATGAGAAACTCATGGAGCATGTAATTTCGAATTTGATTCTGAACGCAGCAAAGTATTCAAAACCAGGAAGTGGTATTGAAGTCCATCTATCTCGTGAAGGCCGCAAAGTTCAGCTGAGTGTTCTTGATGAGGGAGCTGGAATTCCCACGGATCAACTGCAAAAGATTTTTGAAGCTTTCCATCGCGTACCGGGTTCCGCAGCCAGCGGAGTGGGATTGGGACTTGCAAT